The DNA window TGCGGATGACGATGGTGTCGTCCGGCTTGACGACCACCCAGGCGTTGACCTCGGGGGTGCCCTTGGACGCCGGCGCGCCCTGCGCCACCGCCTCGAACGGAATATGAAACGCCACCACCAGGCTGCCGGCGGCCGCGCCCTTCAGGAAGCCCCGACGCGAGGCCGAACTTACAGGAGCGCCACTCATACCTTGCCTCCTTCAACGTGCTGGATATTGAGGCCGGCGCTTTTCGGATCGCCGCCCTTGACCACCACATGAATCGCCGCCCTAACCCGGTTGTAAGTGCCACATCGACAGATGTTGGACATCGCCATATCGATGTCGGCGTCGGTGGCCTTCGGCTTCTCGCGTATCAGCGCGGCGGCGGCCATGATCATGCCGGACTGGCAGAAGCCGCACTGCGGCACGTCCAGCGCTGCCCAGGCTTTCTGGATCGCGTGCGAGCCGTCCTTGGACAAGCCCTCGATGGTGGTGATCTTTTGTTCGGCGGTGACAGTGGAGACGGGCCGCACGCAGCTGCGCGTCGGTTCGCCGTCGATATGCACGGTGCAGGCGCCGCATTGCGCCACGCCGCAGCCGTACTTGGTGCCGGTCAGCCCCAGTTGTTCGCGTATGACCCACAACAGCGGCGTGTCTTCCTCCGCCTCGAATTCGCGTACCACGCCGTTGACGTTCAATTTAGCCATGCACTTCTCCCTGGATTTTTGGTTGCCCGAATACACCGCTGGTGATACTACACCCACTAGATTAACTCTGCAGCGTGAACGAAATATTTCCGTTTTTGACTTGGATCAAAGTTTTTCATGCTTCGGATCAATAGACTTGATTGCGTTACTTAGTGACTAACCAAGACGACATCAAAGAGGAAGTGAAATGAGCAAGACCAAGGCAATCGCAGCAGCAGTACTGGCCACCCTGAGCCTGACGGGTGTCGCAATGGGCAGCGCAGTGGCGCAAGAATCGCAAAAAGCGCCGTGGCTGGTGCGCGTGCGCGCCGTAAACCTGAACACGGCCGACAAGTCGGACCCGGTGGGCGGCGTCGGCGCGTCGAACCGTCTCACCGTCAGCGACAAGACCATTCCAGAATTCGACGTCTCCTATTTCTTCACGGCCAACCTGGCGGCGGAGCTGGTGCTGACCTATCCGCAAAAACATGACGTCTATCTGGATGGAACCAATATCGGCACCTTCAAGCACCTGCCGCCATCGCTGCTGTTGCAGTACCACTTCACGCCGGACGCGCCATTAAAACCTTACGTCGGCGCCGGCATCAACTACACCACCTTGTCCAAGGTCCGCCTGCTCAACGGCCAGGCCAGCCTGGAACACGACAGCGTCGGACTGGTGCTGCAGGCGGGCCTGGACTACGCGATCGACAGGCAATGGTCGCTCAATTTCGACGTCAAGAAAGCGCAGATCCGCAGCGATGTCATGATCGGCGGCGCCAAGGCCAGTCGCGTCAAGGTCGATCCGCTGATGATCGGTGTGGGTATCGGGTACAGATTCTAAACGGCCGAATACCGTTCCGCCATTTTCTGTTCGCGGAACGCTTCCGTCATAAAATCCACGAATGCCCGCGTCTTCGCGGGCATCAGTTTTTGGCTGGTGAAGTACAGCGAGATCGCGCCGATATCAAGATACCAGTCGGGCAGCACGCGTTGCAGCTCGCCGCTTTCCAGATGCGTCCCCAAGTCGGTCATCGCCAGCATGGCCACACCCATGCCCGCCAAAGCCGCCGTGCGGATCGCATCGGGATCGTTCAAAAACACGCGTGGCCGCAGCACCGCCGACATGCCGTCTCCCGCGCGATTGCGCATATCCCACGACTTGGCCCTGCCGCTCTGCGGCGAGCGCATGACGATGGCGTCGAGGTCCGCCAGGTCCGCTGGGGTCACCGGCAGCTTGCGTCCCTTCAGATACGCCGGCGACGCCACCAACACGCCGTGCGCCGGCATCAGCTCCCGCGCCACCACACCAGGCGACAGTTCGAAACCGCCGCCGATCGCCGCATCGAAGCCGCCGGCCACCAGATCCACCCGCCGGTTTTCCACATTGAGGTCCAAGGTCAGCGCCGGATAGCGCGCCATAAACGCCGGCATCAGCGGCAGCACGTGACGACGGCCGAAGCCCGGCGCCATGCTCAGTTTCAGCACCCCGGCCGGCTCGCCCGCTTTGGCCGTCACTTCCGCGATCGCGCCCTGGATGCCATCCAGCCCCGCGCCGACGGAATTCAGAAACCGCTCGCCGGCCTCGGTGAGGGTCAAACCGCGCGTGGTGCGCTGGAAAAGCCGCACGCCGAGGTTGCGCTCCAGCTGCGCCACGTTGCGGCTGACGGCAGCCGGCGTCAGCGCCAGGCGCCGGGCCGCCGCCGAAAAGCTCGACGATTCCGCGCTGCGGACGAAGGATTCAAGGTTGGACAGGGTTTCCAAAGCGTGGCTTTCAACGTTTGCTTGAAGCTAATACTACCAAGCTATGACTACTCGTAGCAAATGATGACGGCCATACTGAACTCATCGAAACCCAATCAACGAAAGGAAACACATCATGAACATCTCCATCATCGGCGCAGGCGCCATCGGTTCCGCCATCGCACGCAACCTGTCCAAAGCCGGCATCGCCGCCACCATCGCCAACAGCCGTGGCCCCGATTCGCTGGCCGCGCTGCACGCGGAACTGCCGAACATCCGCCCCGTCACCATCGACGAAGCGGCAAAGGCCGACGTGGTCTTCCTCGCCGTGCAGTGGAGCCGCATCCCCGAGGCGGTACGCAATCTGCCGGCATGGAACGGCCGCATCGTCGTCGACGCCAACAACGCGCTCGAAGCGCCGTCGTTCAAGGCGGTGGACCTGGGCGGCCGCGCATCGAGCCTGGTGCTGGCCGACCTGCTGCCCGGCGCCCGCGTGGTCAAGGCCTTCAACCATCTGGGCGCGGCGCTGCTGCAAAGCGATCCGCAAACGGAGGGCGGCCGCCGCGTGCTGTTTTACT is part of the Oxalobacteraceae bacterium OTU3CAMAD1 genome and encodes:
- a CDS encoding (2Fe-2S)-binding protein gives rise to the protein MAKLNVNGVVREFEAEEDTPLLWVIREQLGLTGTKYGCGVAQCGACTVHIDGEPTRSCVRPVSTVTAEQKITTIEGLSKDGSHAIQKAWAALDVPQCGFCQSGMIMAAAALIREKPKATDADIDMAMSNICRCGTYNRVRAAIHVVVKGGDPKSAGLNIQHVEGGKV
- a CDS encoding outer membrane beta-barrel protein: MSKTKAIAAAVLATLSLTGVAMGSAVAQESQKAPWLVRVRAVNLNTADKSDPVGGVGASNRLTVSDKTIPEFDVSYFFTANLAAELVLTYPQKHDVYLDGTNIGTFKHLPPSLLLQYHFTPDAPLKPYVGAGINYTTLSKVRLLNGQASLEHDSVGLVLQAGLDYAIDRQWSLNFDVKKAQIRSDVMIGGAKASRVKVDPLMIGVGIGYRF
- a CDS encoding LysR family transcriptional regulator, translated to METLSNLESFVRSAESSSFSAAARRLALTPAAVSRNVAQLERNLGVRLFQRTTRGLTLTEAGERFLNSVGAGLDGIQGAIAEVTAKAGEPAGVLKLSMAPGFGRRHVLPLMPAFMARYPALTLDLNVENRRVDLVAGGFDAAIGGGFELSPGVVARELMPAHGVLVASPAYLKGRKLPVTPADLADLDAIVMRSPQSGRAKSWDMRNRAGDGMSAVLRPRVFLNDPDAIRTAALAGMGVAMLAMTDLGTHLESGELQRVLPDWYLDIGAISLYFTSQKLMPAKTRAFVDFMTEAFREQKMAERYSAV
- a CDS encoding NADPH-dependent F420 reductase — encoded protein: MNISIIGAGAIGSAIARNLSKAGIAATIANSRGPDSLAALHAELPNIRPVTIDEAAKADVVFLAVQWSRIPEAVRNLPAWNGRIVVDANNALEAPSFKAVDLGGRASSLVLADLLPGARVVKAFNHLGAALLQSDPQTEGGRRVLFYSGDDADAKKTVGQLIDQLGFAGVDLGTLDGGGRLAQFPGGPLPVLNLVKFG